TCAAAGCACCTTGGAAATGTACACATGAGACATTATTCTTTGTAAGTAACAGTAGCAGCAAACTTTTGCTACTTCTAAATTTGAAGGTTGCAAGTGTACACATTCAAATACACCGATTGATGTGTTAACGTTGCAGAGACAACATCTCTACTGCTCTAGGAGGCACTTTTGAGTGTCTGCATCAACCTTTAGGAATTGCAACTGGGCTGCAGAAGAGCTAAATAACAAACCATGAACTCCACATATCTATTGTGTAGATAAGTATAATAAGCAGAGACAATTTTTGACATTTTACATTCATATATCAACACAAATTGATGTATGCTATCGCTGTTATGTAGCCATGGCCATCATACAAAACCACGATGCATAAAAAATTGACGTTCGTCATTTATATTCCAAGATATGAGAATAGAAAGACCAATTTACACAAAAGTTCACTGGGATGAATTTATAAAATTAGCTGGGAATTACTACAGTTTGTCTACAATTTATAAAACAGCACTGCTAAGTTTCATTTTGTTCCAAACATTGTGCCAATTCACATGGACCAAGCTTATATATGGTACTTCCAACCCACAAACTAAACAGATTTCTTAGTTCAGATCATACATTTAGTTTTATGTAGGAAAAGGCTAGCGCGGCTCTTAAGAACCCTAACCAATGCTGCTTTGGTTTTACAACTTTCATTGCTTCTAACATCCAAATCAAACTGTTGTTACACACATGTTTGCTGTATAGATGCACTAAAAAAATCCTACATTTACTTTCTCATAGAATTGCATTTTTCTGGTTGTAAAAATAGgatgagcagcaactttcttgtcaACATGATGGCCTCCTGAAAATAATTGAGACCCGTCCATCACTTATTTATGAACTACTTTTCAGTGTCTTCTATCGATGATAAGTGAGCTACTTTTTCTTTAGAGATCGCCATCTCATTGGCACTAACTTGTATAGCACACAGTTTCCCTTCCCAATGCACTCGTAATGCATAGATAGTCCCTCCTAATCATTTTGTGTTCGTTTTTTTGTCATGATTCAGATCGAATTTCCGACATCAGAGACACGTATGCTGTTAATCAGGTGCTGAAGGTAAGATCAGGACACAAAAAACATATGGGATTTAATAATTAGCAGTTTATGTGCGAAAATACTTATTTTCCAGGAATCTAGCTTCATGTAAGCATGCAAAGTTGATTTTTATCATCCAATTTGAACAATTGCAGAAAAAATCAATCCTCTCCACTTGAAGGTAGGTGATGCACACAGATTTCTTCTTACCTTGCAAGCACCGTTGGATGAAGAGAGTAGGCATGATCATGGACAAACGCAGTGAGTGCTCAACCCATCTGTACATACGCTGCACTTTATGGCCCCGTGCCGCTGCCATCCTTATCATGCCTCTCCTTGATCTGGCTCCCCACAGTGCCGTCTTGCCTCGATCTTGCAGGAGAGGAGGACATTGTTTATTTGCGTAGGGCTGTCGGGGGATAATTCGATCGAGTAGGAGTTGTTACGTGGAAGAGGAGCTAGCAGCTGGGCGATCGTTTGGCTAGGTGACGAGGAAGAAATTGATACGGCCGGCCGTTGTACGGGAGCACGGCCAGAGATGGAGTTCGATACGGTCTGCACCCAAATCAGAAGGTTTGGCCACCCTTAACAATATCCTCATCGGATATAACTTGGGGAAGGCGAAGGCGTACCCCCTACTATATAAGCTCCGCCACCCACGCCCCAAACAAATCATAACCAACCTTCCTCAAGTCGTTTGTTCCCCCGAGCAATCGAGTTGTGTTCCCGGCGATCGATCGATCCATCTTGCTGAGCATCATGGTTTCCGCCGACGTGGCTCGCAACATCGTCGGCATCATTGGCAATGTCATCTCCTTTGGGCTCTTCCTCTCCCCTGTGTAAGCCCTTTCCTCCTCCTCTCGGCTATGTATTCACATGGATGGAAGGTGGTTGCTAGGGCATGAATCTGACGCTTGTTTTCTGCTTGTGCGTACGCAGGCCGACGTTCTGGCGTATCTGCAAGGCCAAGGACGTGCAGGAGTTCAAGCCGGACCCCTACCTGGCGACGCTCATGAACTGCCTGCTCTGGTTCTTCTACGGGCTCCCTATCGTCCACCCCAACAGCACCCTCGTCCTCACCATCAACGGCATCGGCCTCGTCATCGAGGGCGCctacatcatcatcttcatcatctacgCGGCCAAGAACACAAGGGTACGTACGTGCAACCCTCCTAATGCCCCCTCATCCGGCCTACTGTCTCTTTTCGGCGTTAGTTTCTGTACAGAAGATCCTCCTGCATGCCCCTAACCCATGCCATGTGCCTGTGCTGTGCGTGCAGTGGAAGATGCTCGGCGTGCTCGCCATCCAGGCAGCGTTCATGGCTGCCGTGGTGGCCGGTGTGCTCGTCGGCGCCCACACCCATGAGAAGCGCTCCATGATCGTAGGCATCCTCTGCGTCATCTTCGGCTCCATCATGTACGCCTCCCCGCTCACCATCATGGTACGTACACCACCCTAACTTATGGATCGTCGACCTGCGATCTTTGATAACTGCTTTAACTTGTTAGTTCATGTGGCTAATTAATCTGCGTTGTGCACGTATGGTGTGGTAATGATGCGTTGTCTAGAAAAATACCTGCCTATAATTTATTTTTAAAGTTCTAGTAGATACTTTTGACAGACCTCAATTTGTTAAGTAGTACCCCTTGTTTGTTGTTGATTCTGCTTGAAAATCTGTGTCCATCTAAAAGATGCACCCACCTTTCATGTTTTAACGTTCATGCCAAAACCCTTTTAAAAAAAGTCCGAATTGAGTTGTTCACCTCTCACGCACCCAAATTCTTCTACAATATGCTACATCATATATTTTTAATCAAAAAGGCCTACGGTTTATTTCTATCTCAAAGTCCTTTACAGGGTGAATTACTAGCTCAGGCTAATTGTTAATGACAGACGCTTTTACAAACTAACGAGTGTACTAAATACTAATATAACTCAATTTTTTTAAGATGAAAGTAGTAATATTGTACTGCTTATTTGCAGGGTAAAGTGATCAGGACCAAGAGTGTGGAGTACATGCCATTCTTCCTGTCACTGGTAAACTTCCTCAACGGTCTCTGCTGGACGGGCTATGCGCTAATCAAGTTTGACATCTACATCacggtatgtacatacacattgGATAAAAAAAAGTCACAAACCCATCCAGACTTACAATCAAGAATTCCTCAGCGCGGTTCGATCTAATTGTTATGTCCTCTTTAAATTCTGTGCAGATCCCCAATGCCCTCGGTACAATCTTCGGCCTCATCCAGCTGATCCTTTACGGGTACTACTACAGATCTACCCCCAAGAAGGGCAAGAATGTCGAGCTGCCCACCGTCCTCACCAAAAACGCCGTTACCAGCGGCAACGTCTCCGTCACCATAGAGAAATAAGCTTTGCTTCCTTTTTAGCCCTAAAGATTTTGAGTAGTTAATACCGGATGATACTTCAACAAGTCTGATGTTAATTAGTTGTACTTTTTGTTAGCTAGTAGAGTCTGAGATTGCCTTTAATTTTGTGAACCATTGTCGTCTGTCCGAGACTACAGTGCAAACTGCAAGTGTATATAAATATCAATGCAGCTGAGTTATCCCAGAGATATATTATGAAAACCACGTATGCTTGCCTGTTTTCAATCTGCTCTTACGTGATGATACAATTGATTTGTTAATTACAGTGTGTGGTGGCTTTGTTAAATTATTTTATTCAATATCCACGATGTGTTTGTATTATGTTTCGGGCAAGGtcctcttttgttttctgcacaaaaacacccAAAGGGCATCTTATTGGTGATGCAACTTGAACCTGGTGTCAGCGTAAACGAGACACAGACTTAACCTCTAATTACCGGTTCAGTTGGATGGCTCCTGCTCTTTTCCCGTGAGGCTGCCTTGTTACCACATCGACCTCTTTTTTGCGGGAAGTATGATGCTTTGGGTCCATGCTAGAAATATTTTTCTGAATCTTGTAACATGTTAATTGTTTGTCATATATATTTCATTAGTGTGTTTGATTGATTGCATGGTGTCTACTATATAGACACACACTTTTTCGTCAAGGAAAATGAGTTGAGTATAGGAAGAGTTATGCTCAAATTAGATAGCCCATCAACTTGTGGCTATAACTAGTAAGAACCCAGACCTTTCCATTAagggaaataaaataaaatccaaCTTGAAGCAACATCCAAACAAGCAGCCCAGGCTAGCTAAACACATCACGCTAGACCACAGACCGTGTTTTAATATCCAAGAGCAAGGTTTTTTTTATCAATTTATTTTCTTTGTATCTGAATGATCTAGAGTCATCTAGCAATCATTACTATATGAATCTAATTAGATTCTGTTTGATCAATGATCACTTATAATTTGTTAGGTTTTGTTCCCGAATCATCATCATGTCTACTAGAATTAGGAAACAAGATTCTGGTTCTGCAAAACAAAGAGTGCCAGTTGAGGCTCGAACTCAAACGAGTGCCCTCGATAGATATTTAGTGAGACTCCCAACTTGATTATGAAAATCACACCGCAGATGTTAATgttgatgatggtggtggtgataatACAATAGGAGGTTGAGGCTCATGATGGAGAAATTGATGTCTTGGAGATGATGTAGTACGAAGATATAATTGAAGATTATATTCCACGAAATACTAGACGGATGGTCCTTTTTGGTAGAACATGAGGTTCGTTCATTGCTTTTTGATCACATTACTAGTTTAGCATAGTATTTGATATATGCTATAAGGTACAAATAAAACAGACTGGAAATTATATAATAAAGTGACAGTATGGTTTACGCATATTAATTCTTCTGTTATGTGAATTGTTCAATATTTTGGGCCAGATTTTGGTTTCTACCCGAGGCCCCAAATTTCCGGAGATGGCCCTGCTAAACAGCCGATGAATCCAGCCGAAGACCGATAGCCTTAAGTGAGTTGGTTTCTAGCCCCGCACAGCTCCAAACACTTCATTTGCCACCTGTTCAAAGAGGCTTACTCCCCATGCAACAGACATTTGTTGACCTCCTTTCTCTACAAAAACAACCAATAGTGTATCCAATATCCAATTAGTTTGATCACAACAGACACATCATGGGGGAGAGGAGCAGGAAATTTGGGGGAGGGGTGGTTGCTACGGGTGGGATAAGATCGTGGGgaatatatttttttgttttttaccgACTGAGGGCCATAGGCTAGCAAGGGTAGAAAAATTTGGAAAAAGACCGAGGGAAACGGTATTTTCGACATAAACGCATGAAATATTTTTAGGAAATTAGAGTTTCTTTTAGTGTGAAAATACGTTTCTCGTCCCGTACAACTATGATTGATACTTGTGGGCCCGGAAGACCAAGGTCGTTACTTGTGGACCCGGAAGACTAAGATCGTTACTTGTGGGCCTGAACGACGAAGATTGGTATTTGTGGACAAGGATAATACTTGCGAGGCCGGACAACTAAGGTTGGTACTTGTGGGTCCAGACGACTATGATCGATACTTGCAAGGCTGGACGACTATGAGTTGTTTCTATGGGAGTGCATGGGAACAAGCGCCCCCTAGCAGCCACTTATATACTCGATGAGGTTAGGGTTTATAGAGAGAGAAACCCAATCTAGGGCTGCCCCCGCAACGTGGAGGTTAAGTTGGTCGCATGGTATAACACCGTCAGTAGGACCTCGGTTAGGTCTTCAATATTGGCAACTAGGTGGGTGGTTGGCGGGTAAAAAAATCCGACCATCACACATGACTCCCATATCCGATCATAAACAGAGGGTTGGACATCCAACATTGCAAGCCTATGAATCCCATATATCATCTCATTCAGAAGGGTTTTGCTGCATTCCTCATAAGCCTGACCTGACATGACACCAGTGCTAGGGGAAGTTTTACCGAGAACCGATCTGACATAGATCTAGGGTCTTCCTGCGAGGTCATCAGGTCGGTTGTCGGGCACCAGAGCTGCGTCATCAGATTCGGGATTGTGACTAGGTCTGATGTAAGGTTTTCTTACTCGCCCTGATCCTTATCTTAAATTGGCTTTGGGATGGGCATGTCTTGCTGTCCCTCGATCTGGTCTGATACCCAACTCAAGAAGGCCGGCTCCCCACGATAATTCATGGTATACTCCAAGTTGTCAAATCTCATAACCTAGCTGGGAGCAAGGTTCTCAGCCTGGCCTAGATGGCCGGTTGAGTAAGTGAAGAGCATGATGCCCCCGAAAACAAAGATCTAGCCTGGCATAAAGGTCATGCCAGAACCCATCTGCTCACCCATGTTGATCGCCATTGATTCGCGGTGGCTACGTAGCGAGACCTGCATGGGCCACCAATGGCAGCGTCGATTCCTgtgaatctcgggtaggggtcccaagataGTAGCCTAGATGTGATGATAAAATTGGATgcatgttttacccaagttcgagcTCTCTCATAGAGATAATACACTATCTCTAGCTTTTTGATACTATTGATTTGTGACGGAGTACAGAGTACATGTTTATCTACCTCGAGATTGATGATGTCATCTACAAGCCCTACCACCCTGGTTTATATAGTTACCATGGGTTCTAGGGTTATAGATAAGTCGACTATGTATATGGTAGATCGTGGTATAGACGACATCTAAGTCTTTCGAGTATACATCAAGTCTTCAAAACATTTCGTCTATGCACCATGGGCCTTCTGGAGATGGCCCGTTAGTGAACCGACAAGGAGGTCCTTGACTCGGACCACCTGGTCGAGAGACTGACATGGCGAGTACccactagtccaggacaccataACCTGAACCTAGCAGAGTTTCTGGAAACTCGGGCCAACCAGACCAGGATGATGAGACGCCTCTTCTGTTTACTGTTCGCGGAGATGACCTGGAACTTCTAGATGATGCGTAACAAGATGGTTATTGAGTGTATCTTCTTAGAGGGGGCAATTGAATCTATATTcaaactagatgacccgttgcgcccatGGCGCAAGAGCGAGAGTGAGCCGAGTATTCAAATCATGTAAGTGAGAGTGATTGAGAACCAATTTAATAGATACTTAGGTACACATTGTGTTATATATCCTATTACATTGTAAGCATGATAGCTCAAAAGAACTTACATTGGCTTTATTACAAAGAAACTATATTAGCAGATATGCATCATAGATATATCAGTTGTCCCGAAGTCTTTGTCTGAGTCTCATATCTGCCACCAGTAGAAAATGCCAACACATGAAGATGATGGTCACTGGCGGAGGTAGGTAAaatgtttttttggggggggggggggggcaaacagaAAATATGGATGTTTGAGGGGGACAAAAGTCTATATTTTTCCTAATCTTCCACTAATTTTTTTCTTTCACATAATGCCATGGCCCCTGCAGCATACAACGTAGCTCCGCCGCTAGCGATGgtattactccctctgtttctaaatataaatcattttagatatttcaatacaaactatatcactggtggaaaaacaggcttccgtccagccccataagtcgcgaagctgtaggaaccgcgactaatgggacctttagtcgcggttctggaggtgaaccgcgaccaaaggcctgggcccagggcgctcggtggccagctggcgcacgtgagggtctttagtcgcggttggccaggacaaccgcgactaaaggccttcgggcacctttagtcacggtttgccaggccaaccgcaactaaagcccctcccctatatatacccatccagcagccaacacttagccatttggagccattctcttcacaagtgggtgtaggtttgcttttggttcctcttatgcacataaggtgtttgatgaaatgccccaagagtatgaaacaaacatgacatgaagtgttggagccacactcctcgatcgcggttagcaactt
Above is a window of Triticum aestivum cultivar Chinese Spring chromosome 6B, IWGSC CS RefSeq v2.1, whole genome shotgun sequence DNA encoding:
- the LOC123137980 gene encoding bidirectional sugar transporter SWEET6b; its protein translation is MVSADVARNIVGIIGNVISFGLFLSPVPTFWRICKAKDVQEFKPDPYLATLMNCLLWFFYGLPIVHPNSTLVLTINGIGLVIEGAYIIIFIIYAAKNTRWKMLGVLAIQAAFMAAVVAGVLVGAHTHEKRSMIVGILCVIFGSIMYASPLTIMGKVIRTKSVEYMPFFLSLVNFLNGLCWTGYALIKFDIYITIPNALGTIFGLIQLILYGYYYRSTPKKGKNVELPTVLTKNAVTSGNVSVTIEK